From a region of the Panicum virgatum strain AP13 chromosome 2K, P.virgatum_v5, whole genome shotgun sequence genome:
- the LOC120695483 gene encoding mitochondrial amidoxime reducing component 2-like — protein sequence FGDHRGARPLPPPRLRPCAEHATIDGVGVWDWSGSAHDEGTEAAEWFSAYLGKPSRLVRFKEGSETRPTDPDYAQGYKVMFADAFPILIASQGSLDALNEILKEPVQMNRFRANIIVDGCHPYSEDLWKTVKTNWLTFICVRLRDCCQVKILISDTVIIYSPGVFSIPI from the exons TTTGGGGACCATAGGGGCGCCAggcccctgccccccccccgTCTCCGCCCCTGCGCCGAGCACGCCACGATCGACGGTGTCGGTGTATGGGATTGGTCCGGCTCCGCGCACGACGAAGGAACTGAGGCGGCCGAGTGGTTCTCCGCCTACCTAGGAAAGCCCAGCCGGCTGGTGCGCTTCAAAGAAG GTTCGGAAACTAGACCGACCGATCCCGACTATGCTCAAGGTTACAAGGTCATGTTCGCTGATGCCTTCCCGATTCTGATAGCCTCCCAG GGATCGTTGGATGCGCTAAACGAGATTCTTAAGGAGCCGGTACAGATGAATCGCTTCAGAGCAAA TATTATAGTGGATGGATGCCATCCATACTCAGAGGATCTGTGGAAAACAGTGAAGACCAACTGGCTAACATTCATATGTGTCAGGTTACGCGACTGCTGCCAGGTAAAGATACTGATCAGTGatactgttattatttactcCCCTGGAGTCTTTAGCATTCCTATCTGA